In Mariluticola halotolerans, one DNA window encodes the following:
- a CDS encoding carbohydrate ABC transporter permease: MQDTTLTTARKKKPFPWHILVFMAPAVIVYTAIMILPLAETLRLSLFQRDSVTQAVSWVGLENYLRLFFDPFWVGPFFNALGNNFFFFVMHMLLQNPIGILIAALLSMVHLPGKKLYRTAIFMPTLLSFVIVGFVWKLILSPLWGVSKGMMTDVGIGHLFMPFLGKEETALTTLSLISVWQFIGIPMMLIYAALLSIPEEVIEAAECDGVTGLAQFFKIKLILILPTIGIISILTFVGNFNAFDLIYTTQGPLAGPDFSTDLLGTILYRTFYGQQTQPGDPNMGAAIATIMFFIILAGVAVYLFFIQRKLTRYEM, from the coding sequence ATGCAGGATACGACACTCACCACCGCGCGTAAGAAAAAGCCGTTCCCCTGGCACATTCTGGTGTTCATGGCCCCCGCGGTCATCGTTTACACCGCCATCATGATCCTGCCGCTGGCCGAAACCCTGCGGCTCTCGCTTTTCCAGCGCGACAGCGTCACCCAGGCCGTCTCATGGGTAGGTCTGGAAAATTACCTCCGCCTGTTCTTCGATCCGTTCTGGGTCGGCCCGTTCTTCAACGCGCTGGGCAACAATTTCTTCTTCTTTGTCATGCACATGCTGCTGCAAAACCCCATCGGCATTCTCATTGCCGCCTTGCTCTCCATGGTGCATCTGCCCGGCAAGAAGCTCTATCGCACGGCCATTTTCATGCCGACGCTTTTGTCCTTCGTCATCGTCGGCTTTGTCTGGAAGCTCATTCTCTCGCCGCTCTGGGGCGTCTCCAAAGGCATGATGACCGATGTCGGCATCGGCCATTTGTTCATGCCCTTCCTCGGCAAGGAAGAAACGGCCCTCACCACCCTGTCGCTGATTTCCGTCTGGCAGTTCATCGGCATCCCCATGATGCTGATTTACGCCGCGCTGCTGTCGATCCCCGAAGAGGTGATCGAGGCCGCTGAATGCGATGGCGTCACGGGTCTGGCCCAGTTCTTCAAGATCAAGTTGATCCTCATTCTCCCAACGATCGGCATCATCTCCATTCTCACATTCGTCGGCAATTTCAATGCCTTCGATCTGATTTATACCACCCAGGGTCCGCTCGCCGGGCCGGATTTTTCCACCGATCTGCTCGGCACTATTCTTTACCGAACCTTCTATGGGCAACAAACCCAGCCGGGGGATCCAAACATGGGCGCAGCCATCGCCACGATAATGTTCTTCATCATTCTCGCCGGCGTCGCCGTCTACCTGTTCTTCATTCAGCGCAAGCTGACCCGCTACGAAATGTAA
- a CDS encoding carbohydrate ABC transporter permease, protein MAISRARRNRVSELMAHAILLTFAVIAMFPVILIIINSFKTKKAIFKSPLSLPNAESFDLVGYTTVFTQGNFPLYFTNSVLVTVGSLFFVLLFGAMAAFALSEYKFPFNRLTGLYLALGIMIPIRLGTVGILTLMVATKLVNTHWALILVYTAQGLPLAIFILSEFMATVSKDLKAAGRIDGLSEYSIFFRLVVPLVRPALATVAVFTMIPIWNDLWFPLILAPSEATKTLTLGAQVFVGQFVNNWNAILAAMALAIIPVLVLYTIFSRQLIRGLTSGAVK, encoded by the coding sequence ATGGCTATTTCCCGCGCCCGCCGTAATCGTGTCTCAGAGCTGATGGCTCACGCCATCCTGCTGACCTTCGCTGTGATTGCGATGTTCCCGGTCATTCTGATCATCATCAATTCGTTCAAAACCAAGAAGGCGATCTTCAAGTCGCCCCTTTCCCTGCCAAACGCGGAATCGTTCGATCTGGTGGGCTACACAACCGTCTTCACACAAGGCAATTTTCCGCTCTATTTCACCAATTCGGTCCTCGTCACCGTCGGCAGCCTGTTCTTCGTGCTGCTGTTCGGGGCCATGGCCGCTTTTGCCCTGAGCGAATACAAATTCCCCTTCAACCGGCTGACAGGGCTTTATCTGGCGCTTGGCATCATGATCCCGATCCGCCTCGGCACGGTCGGCATTCTCACGCTCATGGTCGCCACCAAACTGGTCAACACCCATTGGGCGCTGATCCTTGTTTACACAGCGCAAGGCCTGCCGCTTGCCATCTTCATTCTCTCCGAGTTCATGGCCACGGTCTCCAAGGATTTGAAGGCCGCCGGGCGCATAGATGGTCTGTCGGAATATTCAATCTTCTTCCGGCTGGTCGTGCCGCTGGTCCGTCCGGCGCTGGCCACCGTTGCGGTTTTCACCATGATCCCGATCTGGAACGATCTGTGGTTCCCGCTCATTCTCGCGCCGTCCGAAGCCACCAAAACCCTGACCCTCGGGGCCCAGGTCTTCGTCGGCCAGTTCGTCAATAACTGGAACGCCATTCTCGCGGCCATGGCCCTCGCCATCATCCCGGTTCTGGTGCTCTACACCATCTTCTCGCGCCAGCTTATCCGCGGCCTGACTTCGGGAGCCGTCAAATGA
- a CDS encoding Gfo/Idh/MocA family oxidoreductase has protein sequence MSQSPIRVLVAGLGNMGRSHALAYERNPGFEIAGLVNRSAPKGLDSSLAHYPIIPSFDEALADLKPDLVAVNTYSDSHAEYAIKAMEAGAHVFVEKPLATSVEDAKRVVAAAKANGRKLVVGYILRHHPSWQTLIGEARALGGPYVFRMNLNQQSSGDTWKTHQQLMQTTSPIVDCGVHYLDVMCQITDAKPVEVRGMGVRLSEDIAPDMYNYGHLQVLFADGSVGWYEAAWGPMISETAFFVKDIMSPKGSVSIVVDADAKSDDIDVHTKTSTIRIHHAATGADGGFAQPDTLLQMDDEPGHQDLCEREQAFVLKAITEDIDLGDHMNDAVNSLAVVLAADASVRTGKPQKLDL, from the coding sequence ATGAGCCAGTCTCCAATTCGTGTTCTGGTCGCCGGTCTGGGCAATATGGGGCGCTCCCATGCGCTCGCCTATGAGCGCAATCCCGGTTTCGAGATTGCCGGTCTGGTCAATCGTTCGGCCCCCAAAGGGCTTGATTCAAGCCTTGCGCATTACCCCATAATCCCTTCATTCGATGAGGCTTTGGCCGACCTCAAGCCGGATCTGGTGGCGGTCAATACCTATTCAGACAGCCATGCCGAATATGCCATCAAGGCGATGGAGGCAGGGGCGCATGTCTTTGTCGAAAAGCCGCTGGCCACAAGTGTTGAAGATGCAAAGCGTGTTGTCGCCGCCGCCAAAGCCAATGGCCGCAAACTGGTCGTCGGCTATATCCTGCGCCATCACCCCTCGTGGCAAACCCTGATCGGGGAGGCGCGGGCGCTCGGCGGACCATACGTCTTCCGCATGAACCTCAACCAGCAATCGTCCGGCGATACCTGGAAAACCCATCAGCAATTGATGCAAACCACATCGCCAATCGTCGATTGCGGCGTGCATTATCTCGATGTGATGTGCCAGATCACTGATGCCAAACCGGTTGAAGTGCGCGGCATGGGCGTGCGTCTTTCCGAAGATATCGCTCCTGACATGTATAATTACGGTCACCTTCAGGTGCTGTTCGCCGATGGTTCCGTCGGCTGGTACGAGGCGGCATGGGGACCGATGATTTCCGAGACGGCATTCTTTGTCAAAGACATCATGAGCCCCAAAGGCTCGGTCTCCATCGTTGTCGATGCGGACGCCAAATCCGACGATATCGATGTGCACACCAAAACTTCCACCATTCGCATTCATCACGCCGCAACCGGTGCCGACGGCGGTTTCGCCCAGCCCGATACATTGCTGCAAATGGATGATGAGCCGGGGCATCAGGACCTTTGTGAACGCGAACAGGCCTTTGTGCTGAAAGCAATCACCGAAGATATCGACCTTGGCGATCACATGAACGACGCCGTTAATTCCCTTGCCGTTGTGCTTGCCGCCGATGCGTCTGTGCGCACGGGCAAGCCCCAGAAACTGGACTTATAA
- a CDS encoding N-acetylmuramic acid 6-phosphate etherase, whose amino-acid sequence MPQDVTSRTETETQSGEWRETEFRSPRYENLETWGAGEVLSALLGGQHQALHAVWGALPQIEKAVAAAVARLARSNGRLVYVGAGTSGRLGTLDGVELTPTFGWPKERIVYLFAGGDAGLRRAQEGAEDDAAAAEASIAEIAAGPDDVVIGLAASGTTPYTRAAITAARKNGALTISLANNPGSPLLDDAEIGILLRSGAEVLAGSTRLAAGTSQKVTLNLFSTTLMIGLNKVYRGYMVDMQTSNEKLVLRAERMVMKITKCDLDTARTALATAENHIKLAVLLVNGVEKSAAQLLLAQHDGNLGAALDAVTS is encoded by the coding sequence TTGCCGCAAGACGTTACCAGCCGCACTGAAACAGAAACCCAAAGTGGGGAATGGCGCGAGACAGAGTTTCGCAGCCCCCGCTACGAAAATCTCGAAACATGGGGCGCGGGCGAAGTCCTTTCAGCCCTTCTCGGGGGCCAGCATCAGGCGCTGCACGCCGTCTGGGGTGCCCTGCCGCAAATCGAAAAGGCTGTCGCCGCCGCCGTGGCGCGTCTGGCCCGCTCCAATGGCCGCCTCGTTTATGTCGGGGCCGGCACATCGGGCCGTCTCGGCACGCTCGACGGGGTGGAGCTGACACCAACCTTCGGCTGGCCGAAAGAGCGCATTGTCTATCTGTTCGCCGGGGGCGATGCCGGCCTGCGCCGCGCCCAGGAAGGGGCCGAGGATGATGCCGCCGCCGCCGAGGCCTCGATTGCCGAAATAGCCGCCGGGCCGGATGATGTGGTCATTGGCCTCGCTGCCAGCGGCACCACGCCCTATACCCGCGCCGCCATCACCGCCGCCCGCAAAAATGGCGCACTCACCATATCCCTGGCCAACAATCCCGGCAGCCCGCTGCTCGACGATGCCGAAATCGGCATTCTCCTGCGCTCCGGGGCCGAAGTGCTGGCCGGGTCCACCCGTCTGGCCGCCGGCACCAGCCAGAAGGTCACCCTCAATCTTTTCTCCACCACGCTGATGATTGGCCTCAACAAGGTCTATCGCGGCTACATGGTGGACATGCAGACCAGCAATGAAAAGCTGGTCCTGCGGGCCGAGCGCATGGTGATGAAGATCACCAAATGCGATCTCGACACAGCGCGCACCGCGCTGGCCACAGCAGAAAATCACATCAAGCTGGCCGTCTTGCTGGTCAATGGTGTGGAGAAATCGGCAGCCCAGCTCTTGCTGGCGCAGCACGACGGCAATCTGGGTGCAGCTCTCGATGCGGTCACATCCTGA
- a CDS encoding GntR family transcriptional regulator: MENASGGIKRIIGFRANGSDPTPLYLQLANVLRQLIEEGAMREGEALPSERRIMEQTSLSRVTIRKALDLLVKEGLLRQKRGSGTFVAGGLPQIEQPLTRLSSFTEEMIDRGRTPSVQWLEKKLAYPTSEEVMLFGLSPGDKVLHLHRLRSGDGVPLAVEFATVPARYLPDPELVDHSLYAALSAVSAMPVRATQRLKARALPRREADLLGVTAGDPALYIERASRLSDGTLVEFTRSYYRSDTYDFVSELSIAPAEVV; the protein is encoded by the coding sequence ATGGAAAACGCCAGTGGCGGCATTAAACGGATCATCGGCTTTCGGGCCAATGGATCGGACCCGACCCCGCTTTACCTGCAATTGGCCAATGTGCTGCGGCAGCTGATTGAGGAAGGGGCAATGCGCGAGGGCGAGGCCCTACCCTCTGAACGCCGGATCATGGAGCAGACCAGCCTGTCGCGGGTGACCATTCGCAAGGCGCTGGACCTGTTGGTGAAGGAAGGGCTGCTGCGGCAAAAGCGCGGCTCTGGCACATTTGTGGCCGGGGGCCTGCCGCAAATCGAGCAGCCGCTGACCCGGCTATCGAGCTTTACCGAGGAAATGATTGACCGGGGGCGCACCCCAAGCGTGCAATGGCTGGAGAAAAAACTGGCCTATCCCACCTCGGAAGAGGTGATGCTGTTTGGCCTGTCGCCGGGAGACAAGGTGTTGCATCTGCATCGCTTGCGCTCTGGCGACGGGGTGCCGCTGGCGGTGGAATTTGCCACGGTGCCCGCCCGCTATCTGCCGGACCCGGAACTGGTGGACCATTCGCTTTATGCCGCGCTTTCGGCGGTGAGCGCCATGCCGGTGCGCGCCACACAAAGGCTGAAAGCCCGCGCCCTGCCCCGGCGCGAAGCCGATTTGCTGGGCGTGACCGCGGGCGACCCCGCCCTTTATATCGAACGCGCCTCCCGGCTGAGCGACGGCACGCTGGTGGAATTCACCCGCTCCTATTATCGCAGCGATACCTATGATTTTGTCTCGGAACTGTCGATTGCACCGGCTGAGGTGGTTTAG
- a CDS encoding RNA-directed DNA polymerase: protein MPGLDKKVIGEINWAKAARNILVDNRSDFILAPHFDIIFREKSDELVQQLTAALSSGIYEPQLPIQMSVPKQGILSRPGSILLPQDRLLYQGIIEDIIGQLEGQMDRGRTFSHVPADDADHLFAPSFDTWNAFQQRVEQICGECNFILQCDVANFFETLPQHPLINALEGSGCRTESVRLLEKMLTSFKQSVSQGIIQGVFPSDVLGNFYLTDIDGLCALKGLPSARYVDDIYIGFATELDAKIFLNTLIEKLRKVGLNLNPVKTHIKASDALLFEQKEVDLLFDAARAEIAGTKDLVEQGGYGFQGDWINSDDLEDALYQGVDEELLAVRALLDYPADTPDLAEKIDRFCLPYLRSVGDDYGIERAFSGLVERPHLIRHYFSYLNHFARTNPDVRSRIEGMIRANGFYLDYQRMYYLAGVMSCDGVDSATVRHALNWLQDGRIGDPTRAIAAIFVSKFGGVQDKRSVRDMYDDTSPYVKAAILYSGQFFVGADKSVMKKAWRGHSEINALIASSI, encoded by the coding sequence GTGCCTGGATTAGACAAAAAAGTTATCGGCGAAATAAATTGGGCAAAGGCTGCAAGGAATATTCTGGTCGATAATCGGTCTGATTTCATACTAGCGCCTCACTTCGATATTATTTTTCGCGAAAAAAGCGATGAGTTGGTTCAACAGCTCACGGCGGCGCTTTCTAGTGGCATTTATGAACCTCAGTTGCCGATCCAAATGAGCGTTCCCAAGCAGGGTATTCTCTCTCGGCCAGGAAGCATTTTGCTCCCCCAGGACCGGCTTCTTTATCAAGGTATTATCGAGGATATAATCGGCCAATTGGAAGGTCAAATGGACCGAGGGCGTACATTTAGTCATGTGCCCGCAGACGATGCCGATCATCTTTTTGCGCCGTCATTTGATACATGGAATGCGTTCCAGCAAAGAGTTGAACAAATTTGTGGCGAGTGTAACTTTATCCTTCAATGCGATGTCGCTAATTTTTTTGAAACGCTCCCCCAACACCCTCTCATCAATGCATTGGAAGGGAGTGGATGCAGAACCGAGTCTGTTCGCCTATTAGAAAAGATGCTGACGAGCTTCAAACAAAGTGTTTCTCAAGGCATTATCCAAGGGGTTTTCCCGTCGGATGTTTTAGGGAATTTCTATTTGACGGATATCGATGGGCTTTGTGCCTTGAAGGGACTTCCGTCCGCTCGCTACGTTGATGACATCTATATAGGCTTTGCGACTGAGCTAGATGCAAAAATATTTCTCAATACTTTGATCGAGAAACTCAGAAAAGTAGGTCTCAACCTCAATCCTGTTAAGACCCATATCAAAGCTTCGGACGCCCTCCTTTTTGAACAAAAGGAGGTTGATTTATTGTTTGACGCCGCTAGGGCAGAGATAGCAGGGACCAAAGATTTGGTGGAGCAGGGCGGTTATGGCTTTCAGGGCGATTGGATTAATTCCGACGACCTTGAAGATGCTCTGTACCAAGGTGTTGACGAAGAACTTCTCGCTGTCCGCGCGCTACTTGATTACCCGGCTGACACCCCGGATTTGGCAGAAAAAATCGACCGATTTTGTTTGCCTTACCTACGATCTGTCGGTGATGATTATGGAATTGAGAGAGCATTCTCTGGTCTTGTTGAACGTCCCCACCTTATTAGGCATTATTTTTCTTATCTGAACCATTTTGCCAGAACCAATCCTGATGTCAGGAGCCGAATAGAGGGGATGATACGTGCCAACGGCTTTTATTTGGATTACCAGCGCATGTACTATCTTGCTGGCGTGATGTCCTGTGATGGGGTTGATAGCGCTACAGTTAGACACGCGCTCAACTGGCTTCAAGATGGCAGGATTGGAGATCCAACACGAGCGATCGCCGCCATATTTGTTTCAAAATTTGGTGGAGTGCAAGACAAGCGAAGCGTCAGGGATATGTATGACGACACGTCGCCTTATGTCAAAGCTGCGATCCTATATTCGGGGCAGTTTTTTGTTGGCGCGGATAAATCGGTGATGAAGAAGGCTTGGCGTGGCCATTCAGAGATTAACGCTCTGATAGCCTCATCAATATAG
- a CDS encoding BadF/BadG/BcrA/BcrD ATPase family protein: MQVFCLDIGGTETRGALFAEDGALKARARGAGGALSLGAAQAEQAIRAVWEAICAELALGPDAAGKTRLCAGIAGHSLTEREDALAASLDDFESCQFVGDGYTALLAATAGQPGALISVGTGVTAQRLLPGGQTLALSGWGFPAGDLGGGAWLGLKLTGLLTKHLDGVPLDPPLPRTLCNDVMVIAGNTTKEIQAWQSTARPAQYGALARPIVAHAAADDPFCRGLLQMAAGEIIDLAEALYKDKPGIVVLAGGLGAVLMPLCKAAAPGFDWQINTADPLVGAFLLASGQAPDEKLIMRPGFAASD; the protein is encoded by the coding sequence GTGCAGGTCTTTTGCCTTGACATTGGCGGCACGGAAACGCGCGGCGCGCTGTTTGCCGAAGATGGCGCGCTTAAAGCCCGTGCGCGCGGTGCCGGCGGCGCGCTGTCGCTGGGCGCAGCGCAGGCAGAACAGGCCATTCGCGCCGTGTGGGAAGCGATTTGCGCTGAACTGGCGCTGGGGCCGGACGCTGCCGGCAAAACCCGGCTTTGCGCCGGAATTGCGGGCCACAGCCTGACCGAGCGGGAAGACGCGCTGGCGGCCAGCCTTGATGATTTTGAAAGCTGCCAATTTGTCGGCGACGGATATACGGCGCTATTGGCGGCGACGGCGGGCCAGCCGGGGGCGCTTATTTCTGTTGGGACCGGGGTGACGGCGCAACGGCTGTTGCCGGGCGGGCAAACGCTGGCGCTGAGCGGCTGGGGGTTTCCCGCAGGGGACCTGGGCGGCGGGGCCTGGCTGGGGCTTAAACTGACCGGGCTGTTGACCAAACATCTGGACGGGGTGCCGCTGGACCCGCCCCTGCCCCGGACATTGTGCAATGATGTCATGGTGATAGCGGGGAATACGACGAAAGAGATTCAGGCCTGGCAATCCACCGCCCGGCCCGCCCAATATGGCGCGCTGGCGCGGCCGATTGTGGCGCATGCAGCGGCGGATGACCCGTTTTGCCGGGGATTGCTGCAGATGGCGGCGGGCGAAATCATCGATCTGGCAGAGGCGCTTTACAAGGACAAGCCGGGCATTGTGGTGCTGGCGGGTGGCCTTGGCGCGGTGCTGATGCCGCTTTGCAAGGCGGCGGCACCCGGCTTTGACTGGCAAATCAACACAGCAGACCCATTGGTGGGCGCGTTTTTGTTGGCCAGCGGGCAAGCGCCGGACGAAAAACTGATCATGCGGCCCGGATTTGCCGCGTCCGACTAG
- a CDS encoding ABC transporter ATP-binding protein translates to MANLQVSALHKSYGNVKVLDGIDLDIASGEFLVLLGPSGCGKSTLLRIIAGLEDESAGDVLIDGKSIAHLPPAKRGIAMVFQSYALYPHLTVRGNMALVLKQAGYSKEEIEARVAESARALELEPLMDRKPSELSGGQRQRVAIGRAIVRDPKVFLFDEPLSNLDAALRGQVRLEIAQLHQRLSATMVYVTHDQVEAMTLADRIVVMNGGEIQQIGTPRDLYEHPANLFVAGFIGSPAMNFVAIEKIAGGSAVLVSGASQVLPAGLPKTHGAATLGVRPGGCKILGATSKTKGMAGEVLLEEYLGDATYVHVRLDSGENIVVREDPAKRHAPGARVTIEMDPAAIHLFDAATGKRLD, encoded by the coding sequence ATGGCCAATCTCCAAGTCTCAGCGCTGCATAAATCCTATGGCAACGTCAAAGTGCTCGACGGTATCGATCTCGATATCGCCTCTGGCGAGTTTCTTGTTCTGCTCGGGCCATCGGGTTGCGGCAAGTCCACCCTGTTGCGCATCATTGCCGGGCTGGAAGATGAAAGCGCCGGCGATGTGCTGATCGATGGCAAGTCCATTGCCCATCTGCCGCCCGCCAAGCGCGGCATTGCCATGGTGTTCCAGTCCTATGCGCTTTATCCGCATCTCACCGTGCGCGGCAATATGGCTCTGGTGCTCAAACAGGCCGGCTATTCCAAAGAGGAAATTGAGGCACGCGTTGCCGAAAGTGCCCGCGCTCTTGAGCTTGAACCCCTGATGGACCGCAAACCCTCCGAACTCTCGGGCGGTCAGCGCCAGCGCGTCGCCATTGGCCGCGCCATTGTGCGCGATCCAAAGGTCTTCCTGTTCGATGAGCCGCTCTCCAATCTCGATGCCGCCTTGCGCGGGCAGGTGCGCCTCGAAATCGCCCAGCTGCACCAGCGGCTTTCCGCCACCATGGTCTATGTCACCCATGATCAGGTGGAGGCCATGACCCTGGCCGACCGGATCGTCGTCATGAATGGCGGCGAGATCCAGCAAATCGGCACCCCGCGCGATCTTTACGAGCATCCCGCCAACCTGTTTGTCGCCGGGTTCATCGGTTCCCCTGCCATGAATTTTGTCGCCATCGAAAAGATTGCCGGTGGCAGCGCGGTTCTGGTCAGCGGCGCTTCGCAGGTCCTGCCAGCAGGCCTGCCCAAAACCCACGGCGCGGCAACCCTTGGTGTCCGGCCCGGTGGCTGCAAAATTCTCGGCGCTACCAGCAAGACCAAAGGCATGGCCGGCGAAGTGCTCCTTGAAGAATATCTGGGCGATGCCACCTATGTGCATGTGCGGCTCGATAGCGGCGAGAACATCGTCGTGCGCGAAGACCCGGCCAAGCGCCATGCGCCCGGCGCGCGCGTCACCATAGAAATGGACCCGGCGGCCATTCATCTGTTCGATGCCGCCACCGGTAAGCGTCTCGACTAG
- a CDS encoding SIS domain-containing protein: MRAEIEEIPVAVERFLKGSEGAVKAAAAALAAKNPQMIATIARGSSDHASAFLKYAIELTAGVPVASLAPSVASIYGAQLKLANAATIAVSQSGESPDIVAIADMAKKGGALTLTLTNKLQSPLGKGADHAIDIAAGPELSVAATKSFFTSIVAGLAILAEWQDDDGLRQGLKALPGQIRQALECDWDALTDVIDGDNSLFVLGRGPTMAIASEVALKFKETCGLHAEAYSAAEVMHGPVALVDAGFPVLTLAARDAAEAACLAAAEKLATGGAAAFITADGTDKSRKLPFVATGHPLTDALCLVVPFYAFVEGYARHRGLNPDQPPRLRKVTETH, from the coding sequence ATGCGCGCTGAAATCGAAGAGATTCCGGTCGCGGTTGAACGTTTTCTGAAAGGGTCGGAGGGTGCGGTAAAGGCCGCAGCGGCCGCGCTTGCCGCCAAAAATCCGCAGATGATTGCAACCATTGCCCGTGGTTCTTCCGACCATGCATCTGCCTTCCTCAAATACGCGATCGAATTGACCGCTGGCGTGCCGGTTGCGTCCCTGGCTCCGTCCGTTGCCTCCATTTATGGCGCGCAACTGAAGCTGGCCAATGCCGCCACCATCGCGGTGTCGCAGTCCGGCGAAAGCCCCGACATTGTTGCCATCGCCGATATGGCCAAAAAGGGTGGGGCGCTGACGTTGACCCTCACCAACAAGTTGCAATCGCCGCTCGGCAAGGGCGCTGATCACGCCATAGACATTGCTGCCGGGCCGGAGCTGAGCGTCGCCGCCACCAAAAGCTTTTTCACCTCAATCGTTGCGGGCCTCGCCATTCTCGCCGAATGGCAGGACGATGATGGCTTGCGTCAGGGCTTGAAAGCCTTGCCCGGCCAAATTCGTCAGGCGCTGGAATGCGATTGGGATGCCTTGACCGATGTTATCGATGGCGACAATTCGCTGTTCGTGCTCGGGCGCGGTCCCACCATGGCCATTGCCAGCGAAGTCGCGCTCAAGTTCAAGGAAACCTGCGGCCTGCACGCAGAAGCCTATAGCGCTGCCGAAGTCATGCATGGCCCGGTTGCCCTGGTTGATGCCGGTTTCCCGGTCCTCACACTGGCCGCCCGTGATGCGGCAGAGGCCGCATGCCTTGCCGCCGCCGAAAAGCTGGCAACAGGTGGTGCCGCCGCCTTCATTACCGCTGACGGTACAGACAAAAGCCGCAAACTGCCCTTCGTCGCCACCGGCCACCCGCTGACCGACGCCTTGTGTCTCGTTGTGCCTTTCTATGCCTTTGTCGAGGGCTATGCCCGTCATCGCGGTCTCAACCCCGATCAGCCGCCGCGTCTGCGCAAGGTGACGGAGACACACTGA
- a CDS encoding ABC transporter substrate-binding protein, producing MKNAIVSGLVSALMLGTVGSAFAVDLTIESWRNDDLSIWQDSIIPAFEAQHPDIKVKFSPTAPTQYNAALNAKLDGGTGGDLITCRPFDASLDLYNKGYLADLSDLEGMENFSDVAKAAWSTDDGSATFCVPMAAVIHGFIYNKDAFDELGLTEPTTQAEFMDVLKAVKEDGTYVPLAMGTLDQWEAATMAYQNIGPMYWKGEEGRKAIIDGTGKMTDEGWVKPYEVIAEWADYMGDGYQAQAYPDSQTMFTLGRAAIYPSGSWEISPFRRDADFEMGAFPPPLPEAGDKCYISDHNDIAMGLNPASPNVEAAKTFLTWMGSKEFAELYSNALPGFFSLASHEITLDDPLANEFISWRKDCDSTIRSAAQILSRGTPNMWSEMWGVSANVMNGKQTPEEAAAQLQTGLEAWYAPQQK from the coding sequence ATGAAAAATGCAATCGTCAGTGGTCTCGTCTCCGCACTGATGCTCGGAACCGTTGGTAGCGCATTTGCTGTCGATCTCACGATCGAAAGCTGGCGCAACGACGATCTCAGCATCTGGCAGGACAGCATCATCCCCGCCTTTGAAGCCCAGCATCCGGACATCAAGGTCAAATTCTCCCCAACCGCGCCGACCCAGTACAACGCGGCCCTCAACGCCAAGCTCGATGGCGGCACCGGTGGCGATCTGATCACCTGCCGGCCTTTCGATGCCTCGCTTGATCTCTACAACAAGGGCTATCTCGCTGATCTGTCCGATCTCGAGGGCATGGAGAACTTCTCCGATGTCGCCAAGGCCGCCTGGTCCACAGATGATGGCTCCGCCACCTTCTGCGTCCCCATGGCCGCCGTTATCCACGGCTTCATCTACAACAAGGACGCCTTTGACGAGCTGGGCCTGACCGAGCCGACCACACAGGCCGAGTTCATGGACGTGCTCAAGGCCGTCAAGGAAGACGGCACCTATGTGCCCCTCGCCATGGGCACGCTCGACCAGTGGGAAGCTGCAACAATGGCCTACCAGAACATCGGTCCGATGTACTGGAAGGGTGAAGAAGGCCGCAAGGCCATCATCGATGGCACCGGCAAAATGACCGACGAAGGCTGGGTCAAGCCTTACGAAGTCATCGCTGAATGGGCCGATTACATGGGCGACGGCTACCAGGCCCAGGCCTATCCCGACAGCCAGACCATGTTCACCCTTGGCCGTGCCGCCATCTATCCGTCCGGTTCGTGGGAAATCTCCCCCTTCCGCCGCGATGCTGATTTCGAAATGGGTGCCTTCCCGCCGCCGCTGCCTGAAGCCGGCGACAAGTGCTACATTTCCGATCACAACGACATCGCCATGGGTCTCAACCCTGCTTCCCCCAATGTTGAAGCAGCAAAGACCTTCCTGACATGGATGGGCTCGAAAGAATTCGCCGAGCTTTATTCCAACGCACTGCCGGGCTTCTTCTCGCTCGCCAGCCACGAAATCACCCTCGACGATCCGCTTGCCAACGAGTTCATCTCCTGGCGCAAGGATTGCGATTCCACCATCCGGTCCGCCGCACAGATCCTGTCGCGTGGCACACCGAACATGTGGAGCGAAATGTGGGGCGTTTCCGCCAATGTCATGAACGGCAAGCAGACCCCTGAAGAGGCCGCAGCCCAGCTGCAGACTGGTCTCGAAGCCTGGTATGCACCGCAGCAGAAATAA